A genomic window from bacterium includes:
- a CDS encoding HPr family phosphocarrier protein: protein MSSSAVDHERTVAIRNQYGLHARPAAEFVKLASRFRSDVWVRKGDLEVNGKSIMGVMMLAAECGSQITIRASGEDAQDAVEQLVKLVENGFGEE, encoded by the coding sequence ATGAGCTCATCCGCGGTCGATCATGAGCGCACGGTTGCCATCCGGAACCAGTACGGCCTGCATGCCAGGCCGGCTGCGGAGTTCGTCAAGCTCGCCTCGCGGTTCCGTTCCGACGTGTGGGTCCGCAAGGGCGACCTCGAGGTCAACGGCAAGAGCATCATGGGCGTGATGATGCTGGCCGCCGAATGCGGCAGTCAGATCACCATCAGGGCGAGCGGCGAGGACGCACAGGATGCGGTCGAGCAGCTCGTCAAACTCGTGGAGAACGGATTCGGGGAGGAGTGA